GTTTCGGTCGGCTCGATCATGATGCATTCCTCGACGTTGAGCGGAAAATAGACGGTCGGCGGATGGAAGCCGAAATCGAGCAGCCGCTTGGCCACGTCGAGCGTCCGCACGCCATAGGGCTTCAGGCCGCGGCCGGACATGACGAATTCGTGCTTGCAGACGCCGGGATACGGGATTTCATAGTAGGGCGCAAGCCGGTGCATCATGTAGTTGGCGTTCAGCACCGCGCATTCGGATACGTATCGAAGTCCTTCCGGACCATAGGTGCGGATATACGTATACGCGCGGACAAGAATGCCGAAATTGCCGTAAAACGCTTTGACCCGCCCGATCGATTCGGGCCTGCCGCTATCAAGGAAGTAGCTGCCGTCCTGCCTACGCCCGACGATGGGCTTCGGCAAATAAGGAATCAGCTTGCTTTTGACGCCGACCGGACCGGCTCCGGGGCCGCCGCCGCCGTGCGGCGTGCTCATCGTTTTATGCAAGTTCAGGTGAACGACGTCGAACCCCATATCTCCGGGACGGGTCACGCCCATAATGGCATTCGAATTGGCCCCGTCATAGTAAAGCAAGCCGCCCGCCTCGTGGACGATTTTTGCGATCTCGACGATCTCCCTCTCAAACAGGCCGAGCGTGCTCGGGTTGGTGAGCATAAGCGCCGCCGTGTCGCTGCCGACCGCCCGGCGCAGCGCGTCCAGATCCACCAGCCCTTGTTCGTTCGATTGAATCGTCACCGTGTCAAACCCGGCGATAGCGGCGCTGGCGGGGTTCGTCCCGTGCGAGGAGTCCGGCACGATGACCTTCGTACGCGTCTCGCCGCGGCTTTCATGGTACGCGCGTATCATCATGAGCCCCGTCCATTCGCCGTGCGCTCCCGCAGCCGGCTGCAGCGTCACCCGGTCCATGCCGGTCAGCGCGGCCAGGTCGTTTTGCAGCGTATACATCAGTTCAAGCGCGCCCTGGATGCTCTCCTCCGGCTGGTACGGATGGATTTTGGCGAAGCCGGCGAGCCGGGCCGTATCTTCATTCAGCTTCGGATTGTACTTCATCGTACAGGAGCCAAGCGGATAAAAACCGTTGTCTACGCCGAAATTGCGCCGCGACAGCTCGGTGTAGTGCCGGATGACGTCCACCTCATAAACCTCCGGAAGCTGCGGCGGGCCTTCCCTCAGCATCGATGCCGGAATATATTCGTCCGGCGCCTCCTCGGGCACGTCGCAGGGAGGAAGCGAATAAGCGGTACGGCCGGGCTTGCTTAATTCGAAGATCAGCGCTTTTTCCGGTTTCGTAGTCATACGAGTTCCCCCAGTCGGCTCGCAAAGCGGTCGATTTCGGCTTTGCTTCGTTTTTCGGTAACGGCAGCCAGCAGGCAGCCTTGAAGCTCCGGGTAGGCGATCCCCAAATCGTAGCCGCCGAGAAACCCTTCCTTCAGCAGCTTCGCATTCAGCTCCTTCACGGACGTTCCTTCGGGCAGGCGAACGACGAATTCGTTGAAATAGGGAGCCGAAAACGGCAGCGCGACACCCTGTTCGGCAGCCAGCCGGCGGGCGGCGTAATGCGCCTTTTGCAGGTTCAGATTGGCCGCTTCCCGCAGCCCTTCCCTGCCCATGACCGACAGGTAAACGGAAGCGCACAAGGCGAGCAGCGCCTGGTTGGAGCAAATATTGGACGTCGCTTTCTCGCGGCGGATGTGCTGCTCGCGCGCCTGCAGCGTCAAGACGAACCCTCTCCTGCCCTGGATGTCGGTCGTCTGGCCGACGATCCGGCCGGGCATCCGGCGCATCAGCGGCTCCGCGACCGCGAAGAAACCGCATGTCGGTCCGCCGAGCGACTGCGGGATGCCGAGCGGCTGCGCATCGCCGACGACGATGTCCGCGCCGAGCCGGCCGGGCGGCTTCAGCAGGCCGAGCGACATCGGGTTCGCGCTGACGACGAGCAGCCCTTTCGCGCCGTGAACGATCGGCTCGATCGCCGCGATATCCTCCAGACAGCCGAAAAAGTTCGGCGACTGGACGAGCACGGCCGCCGTTTTCTCCGAAACCGCCGCCTTCAGCTCGTCTAAATCCGTCACGCCGTCCGCGTACCCGGCTTCGACGACCTCCAGATTAAGGCCGCGGGCCATTGTGCGGACGACCTCGCGCGCTTCGGGGTGAACGGTGCGCGAAACGACAAGCTGCTTGCGTTTTGTCGCGCCGGACGCCAGCGCCCCCGCTTCGGCCAGCGCCGTAGCGCCGTCGTACATGCTGGCATTGGCGACGGCCATCCCGGTCAGCTCGCAAATGTACGACTGGAACTCGAAGATTGCCTGAAGCTCTCCCTGACTGATCTCCGGCTGATACGGCGTATAGGCGGTATAAAATTCGGAGCGGGAAACGATATGGTTGATGGCGACCGGGATATGATGATCGTAAAGGCCGGCCCCCAGAAAGCTCACGTACCGGTCCGTATCCGCGTTGCGGCCGGCCAGCTCCTTCATATGCTCCAGCAGCGAAAACTCGTCGAGCGCCGGCGACATCGGCAGGACGCCCCGGTATCGGACCGCCTCGGGAATGTCGCGAAACAGCTCCTCCGCCGACGCGATGCCGATCGTCCCCAGCATGTCGGCCCGGTCCTGCTCAGTCATCGGAATATAACGGTAACGGTTGGGCACGTCTCTCACTCCTTTGGCGTTCTTGTATAAAACGGCGTCTTCACGACCTCGGCCTTCAGCCGCTTGCCGCGAATATCGACCAAGAGCCCGGTGCCGAGGGCGGCATAGCCGGCTTCGATCAGGGCCAGCCCGAGATTACGCTTCAGCGTCGGAGACTGGGTGCCCGTCGTCACCTCGCCGATCTGCCGATCGCCTGCAAAAACGGGATAATGAGCGCGGGGAATACCGCGGTCGACCATCTCGATGCCGACAAGCTTGCGCGGCACGCCTTCAGCCTTCTGCTTCAGCAGCGCCTCCCTGCCGATGAAATCCGCTTTGCCAAGCTTGACGAAAACGCCGAGCCCCGCTTCGAGCGGGGTAATCGTACGCGAAAGCTCCTGGCCGTACAGCGGCAGCCGCGCCTCGAAGCGGAGCGTATCCCGGGCGCCGAGCCCGGCCGGCTCCAGGCCGAGCGGCCCGCCCGCGGCGAGCAGCGCGTCCCAGACGCCGGCGGCGCCGGACGCCGGTACGTAAAGCTCGAAGCCGTCCTCGCCGGTGTACCCGGTTCGCGATATGAGCGCTTTCGTGCCCGCAACGGACACGTCCGCGGTAAAGTGAAAGGGCTTCAGGCCGCTCGTCTCCGGCCCCGCGACAAGCTTCTCCATGACGGCAGCGACGTTTGGTCCCTGCAGGGCGAGCAGCGCCAGTTCGTCCGAAAGATTTTCCAGCTCGACGTCCCCGATCAGGTGCTCGCGCAGCCAATCGTAATCCTTTTCGATATTGGAGGCGTTCACGACGAGCATGAACCGGTCGGCGCTGATCCGGTACACCAGCAGGTCGTCGACAACGCCGCCGTCCGGATAACACATCAGCGTGTACTGCGCCTGCCCGTCCGCAAGCCGGGTCACGTCGTTCGTCAGCATATGCTGCAGAAAAGCTTCGGCAAACCGGCCGGTTACCCGGAACTCTCCCATATGGGAAACATCGAACAGACCGGCCCGCCGGCGCACGGCGTCGTGCTCCTTCTGGATGCCCGCGAATTGGACGGGAAGCTCCCAGCCGCCAAAGTCGATGCAGCGGACCCCGGGATTGCCGGCGTAACAGGGATACAGCGGCGTTCGTTTCAGTTCTGCCATCGTTCTCACTCCTCGCAAGGATGGTCGAAACGCAAAAAGGACAGGCGCAAAAAGGGTCCTGCCGCTGCGGCTTGCCGCCCGGCGGTTCCTTTTCACTCTGTCCCTTGTACCTGAGAGTTGCCCCGAACCCGGTTCCGGTTCAGGTTTCCCCTTGGGTGACGCCGGCGCGCGCCGGCTTCGGCGCATCCTGACGTTCTCTCCAGAGGCGCGTCCGGCACAGGTCCTTTTGCCTGAGAGATTCACCCGTGGCGGGTTTACTCCTTCGGCGCCGCCCCATCGTTCCGGCGGTCTCTCCCGATGCCATCATCCGCGATTTTCAGTTGTTAACGTTTATATAACATGTCCCCGGAAAAAGTGTCAACTCCAATTTCGAAATTTTGCGAAATTTGTGTCAGCTATATTGACATTACTGTAAAATCTGCATTACGCTAACTTCGCGAAGAGCCGGTTCTCCGGCCATTTTTCCGCTTGTATAAATACTATATGGAGGTGCTGCCCCGGAGTTGCCCGGCTTTTTGCCAATACGGGATGCGGGAAACGGTTACGTGTATGAATCTGAAAAGGAAAGGAAGATGGCGATGAGCGATATTAGAGCGGGTTTGGGGTATACGGAGGAGCACGAATGGGCGCAGGCCGCCGGCAGCGTCATTCGGATCGGCATCACCGATTTCGCGCAGTGCGAGCTCGGCGACATCGTGTTTATCGAATTTCCGGAGGTCGGAACCGCGGTGGAAGCCGGCCAGCCGATCGGGACGATCGAATCGGTCAAAACCGTGTCCGACCTGTTCAGTCCCGTGAGCGGAAAGGTCGTCAAGGTGAACGAATCGCTGCTGGACGCTCCCGAGAAAGTGAACGAGGATCCGTTCGGCGACGGCTGGATGGTCGAGATCGAAGCAGACGGGGACGCGGCGGAAGCGGTGGCGGCCCTGCTTACGCCCGACCAATACGCGGCCTTCGTCTCCGGCAAATAGCCGGAACGCGGCGGAACAGGGGCGCGCGATGTGGAGATTCGTTCATACGGGCAATCGTTCTCCTGCGGAAAACATGGCGATCGACGAGGCGATCTTGACGGCGCACCGGCAGGGATTGGTCCCGCCGACCGTCCGTTTTTACGGCTGGAGCCCGGCCTCGCTATCCATCGGTTATTTTCAGCAGGCGGAGAAAGAGATCGACTTCGAAGCGCTGCGCGAGCGCGGCCTCGGCTTCGTCCGCCGGCCGACCGGCGGACGGGCGGTGCTGCACGACCGGGAGCTGACCTACAGTCTGGTCGTATCCGCAAATTACCCGGGGATTCCCGGCAATGTGACGGAAGCCTACCGGGTCCTCAGCATGGGCCTGCTGCTCGGATTTCGCAGGCTCGGGCTGGACGCCGAAATGGCCTGCCTGCATCAGCCGGCCGGCAAAGACGGCCGGCTGAGCACGGCCGCCTGCTTCGACGCGCCTTCCAAGTACGAGCTGGTCGTCGAAGGGAGAAAAATCGCGGGAAGCGCGCAGATGCGCTCGAAGGGAGTGATCCTTCAGCACGGCTCCATCCTGCTCGAACTGGATGCAGGCAAGCTGTTCAGCGTTCTCCGGTTTCCGGAGCCTGCGGACCGGGAGCGAATGAAAAGGCTTTTTGAGCGCAAAGCGGTAGCGATTCAAACGTGCCTGACCCGGAAAAACCTGCCTCCCGCGACGATGCGGGAAGTCGAGGATGCGTTTCGCGCGGGCTTTTCGGAAGGGCTGGACACCGATTTGCCGGAAAGCGGTCTGACCGGGTATGAAACGGAGCTGGCAGGACGCCTCGCAGCGGAGAAATATGGCTCCGACGGCTGGAATTTGAAAAGGTAACCGGACGGGAATCGAATTAAGCCGCTCTGCCGGCCATGCCGGTCTATTGGGCGGAGCGGCTCCGGACGAGGATGGAGCGAACCGCAAGTCCGACGGGCAAGCCGATTACGGTATCCGCCAGGCTTGCACATTAACTTGAGATAACGAAAAGATTCGGCAATAACGATTCGTCAGAATCGTAACTTGACGCGCCTGTTTATCTTGCCGCCGTTTCGCGGTATTCGCTCGGGGACAGGCCGACCTTTTTCTTGAAAATTTGGCTGAAATAGCGGGAGTCCTTATAGCCGACCTTCTCGGCGACCTCGTAATTTTTCAGGTGCGTGCTCTTCAGCATATGCTTTGCTTTCTCGATCCGGATGTCGGTAAGCTGCTCAATAAACGTTTTGCCGGTGTTGCTTTTGAAGAGCGCGCTTAAATAGGTCGGCGTCATATATACCTTCTGCGCCGTATTGTGCAGCGTTGCGCAGTCGTACTCCCGCTCCATGTATTCGATCGTCTTCTTGATGATGACGCGCTGGTTCTCCGTCTCCGCGGGCGGCAGCCGCCGCGGCTCCAGCCAGCTTCTCAGCTGTCCGCACACGTACGCCTTAAGCTCGCCGAGCGTCTCCATTTTGAAAACCGGCATAATTTCACAGCCTTTGGAGCTGTATGCGCTTTCTTCTCCGGCTTCGGTAAACAGCCTTTTTTCCAGCCCGATCAAGAGCCGGATCGTCAATTCGTCGACGCTTTGCCGGCGCAGCGGCCCCTCTTCCAGCAGATGCCCGTAAAAATCGTCGACGGCCTCCTCGATACCGGCGGGATCCGCCAGCGATGTAAGCCGTTCGAACAGCTCGCGCTCTTTGGCGAGCGGATATTCGCAGGACTGGCGGCAGCCTGCAAGCTCGTTATAGTAGACGACCTTCCCGAAGCCTTGATAAAACTTGTCCTCAAGCGCTTCCAGTGCCTGCCGGTAGGAATGGTGCACGTCCGAAAGCTTGCCGCAGGGCTGTCCGACGCCGACCGTGACCGGAAGGTTCAGCCGGCCGCACAGTCTTTCCCGCACCGCTTCAACCGCCTCCTTGGACACCCAGGAGAACAAAAGGCCGACCCGGCCTTCGTCATCGAGAAAGGCGACGCTTCCGTCCGCCGCCTGCCGCTGCAATTCGCCGCGGATGCGCAGCGCGGCTTTTTTCCGTTCGTGCTCATCCTGCGGGAGGCCCGACGGCTCGAGGACGGCCAGCGTCGGAAAGGCGAAGGTCGAGCTGACATTCAGGAAGCTCAGTCCCTCCTTGAACAGCCGGCTGCCGCCTTCCTCCTTGCGGACGAGGTCCATAAACAGGCGGTTTTTGAGCAGCGTCAGGATGGCATCGTCTCTGCTCAGCAGTTCGTTTACCTGCATTCTCCATTTCCCCTTTGGCAAAGGCTGATGATCGGGATGCATCGCTTGAGGTCAGAACCGGGCGACTTATCGTTTATCGATTATCGATAATCCTAATTATACTCTGCTGCAGATGATTTGAATACCGCAAATTTATCCTATCCGGTATAGCGTTTATAGAAATCGAGCCCCCGGACGAGCTTCTTCTCCGCCTGGTCCACGTCGCCGGATTTGATAATATCGAGCAGCTCCGCATGCGAATCCGGGATGCTGTAGCCGGAATGATCCTGGTTCGTCACGGAAATGAACCGCATGATTTTCGTCTTGATGCTGTTCCAGATATCCAGAAACAGCGCGTTGCCGCTGCGCAGGTAGAAATAGCCGTGAAACTGCATGTCCAGCTCGACCAGCCGGTAGGAATCGTTCTCGTCGACGGCCAGCTTCATGTCGGCCAAAATCCGCTCCAGGCTGGCGATGTCCTCCGGGGTCAGCACCTTCATCGTTTCGCGCAGCGCATGCCCTTCGAGCAGCTGCCGCAGCTCGTAAATATCCCGGATTTCCTTGAACGTAATTTCGGAGACGGCCGAGCCTTTGTTCATCCTGCCGACAATCAGCCCTTCCTGCTTCAGGCGCTCCAGCGCTTCGCGGACCGGCGCTTGGCTCACATCGAATGCTTTGGCGATTTCCAGCACGATCAGCCGGTAGCCCGGCGGCAAATCCCCTTTTAAAATTTTTCGTTTCAACGATAAGTAGACATGTTCGCTAAGCGAAGTCGGATTCTGGGGAATGTTTACGGTATCCATCAGGGATTTGGACCTCTCCTTTCGGCAGCGCCGCTTGGCCGGCCATCGGCGGGCTGTACGTACATCTTATAGAAACGCAATTCCGCCCGTCAAGCTGATAATTTCAAGAAAAGGGGGACGTTTATACGGATTTGTTTGTCAAGCGGAAGCGGCTGACGCTGTGCCGGGGGCAGTGCAAGCTTTTTCCCTTCGAACAATCGATCGGGAAAGCAGGCAGAAAGTTAATCTTTCCTCCAGTCGAACAAAAGCAGACCCGAGAGCCGGCAAACCGACGGCGGTCTGCTTCTCCCGTTTATTAAACCGGCGCAATGGACTGGCGGTTGATGAACTCCCCGTGAATGAGCATTTTCTCGAACGGCTTGTCCGGGTTCTCGATCCGCCGCAGCAGCAGCTCGACCGCGCGTCTTCCCATGCCGGTTTTGGGCACGTCGACGGTGCTGAGCGGAGGCGAGAGCCTGGCTGCTTCCTCGGTGTTGTCGAAGCCGGTGACGGAAACGTCCTCCGGAACGCGAATGCCGAGCTCCGCCAGCGTCCGGAGAACATGGAGCGCCGTCGCGTCATTGGCGCATACGAAGGCGGTCGGCATGCTTTTCCGGGCGTACATCGATTTCAAAATGTCCTCGACTTCCCTGTCGTCCTCGATCTGAAGCAGACGGTCTCCCGCCTCCTGCACCGGAAGCCGCATTTCCTCGAGCGCGGTGCGGAAGCCGAGCCACCGGTCGAAGAAGCTGCGGGAATAGCCCGGATTGCCGACGAACTTCAGGCTTTTGTGCCCGAGGTAAATCAAATATTCGGTCAGTCTGTGCACCGAATCGTAGTTGTTCATAAAAATCGTATCGGACAAAATGAGGGAATCCTCGTGATCGATCAGCACGAAAGGGATGCCGGCATTACGGATTTCAAGCACGATCTGGTCGGCGACCAGACCGATTCCGACCAGCCCCAGCACGCTGGCCGGATTGATAATATGAAGGAACCGGTCCGAGTTGTGCTCGGTCACCACCATGCTGCCGATGCCCCGGTCGGCCAGCCCCGCGATAACACCGTCGGCGATTTTTCCCCAAAATGCGCTTTCCGGCAGCTGGTAGCGAACGTTCGGGATGAGCACGATCACCGTATTTTTTAATGCCGGCGGTTTCTTTTCCATTTCCTGCAGCGAAACCGGCCGCGCCTTCCCGCGGGTATGACGCTGGCTGTAGTAGCCCTGGGCCGCCGCGGCCTGAATAATCCGGTTTCTTGTCTCGTCGCTTACGCCGGGCTTCCCCGATAGCGCCTGGGACACGGCAAACTTCGACACCCCCAGCTGGTCGGCAATTTGCTGCATGGTGACCTTTTTCAAACGTACCCACTCCGTTTTTGCTTATTTTATCATATCCGCGGGCGTTGAACCATGACGGCGGCTTGAAAATGAGCGGGAAACGCGGGCGGGAGACGCCCGCTCCGCGCGGTCTCCGCAGAGCGAATGTGCGCTCCTGCGGGCACGTCTCCGGATCGAAACAAGCGATGGAATTCGGGCGGGGTTCAAAAAAAGCCGTTGACGGCAATCGTTAGTCCATCCTGCTCCGCAATCGCCGCGGCGCAAGCGATTCCGGTCTCATGACCGTTGGCGTCAAGCCGATTTCCGCGGCAGGCGGCAAGTTCGGCCGGCTGGCGGATTTCCCGGGAAATCCCGATCCTTGTCGACTGGGATTCCCCTGGGGGGCGGCGCGGACGGCTTACAGCTCGTCCGCAATCTCGCCGGCGATGAGCGACGCCGGCGCGGACCGCCGGGCGGCGGCGCGGTCTCCCGCCGCTCCGTGAAGCCATACGCCGAGCGCAGCCGCCTGCTCTGCTGTGAGCCCTTGAGCCAGCAGGCCGCCGATCAGGCCTGCCAGCACATCGCCGGCGCCGGCCGTCGCCATGCCGGGATTGCCGGTGCCGTTGATGTAGACGTCGCCGGACGGCGCGGCGACGACGGTACGAGCACCCTTCAGCACGAGCGTGACGCCGTGCCGAAGCGCATAGCGGCGCGCCGCGCCGATGCGGTCCCGCTGCACCTCGCGCGTCGGGATGCCGGCCAGGCGGCCCATCTCCCCCGGGTGCGGCGTGAAGACAACACCGCCCTCGCGCCTCGGCCACGACGCGAAATCGTGCGCGTCCGCCGCCAGATTAAGCCCGTCGGCGTCGAGCACGAACGGGACGCGGCTGTCGACGCGCGTCCATACCTCTCGCAGCCAGCCGGCGCCGCCGTCCCAGCGGCCGAGGCCCGGACCGAGCACGAGCGCGTCCTTCCCGGCTGCAAGCCGGGCCAGATCGTCCGGCCGCACCTCGCTCCAGCCGCCGAGGCCGGCGTCGGGCAGGCCGGCGAGCATCGCCTCGGGGAACCGGCCGGTCATCGGGTCGACGAGCCGGTCCGGCACCGCCCACGTGACGAGGCCGCAGCCTCCGCGCAGCGCAGCCCTGGCGCTCAATAGCCCCGCGCCGCTCATCGGGCGGCTGCCCGCGGCGATCAGCGCGTGACCGTATGTGCCCTTGTGCGTGTCCGTCTCGCGCCGGCGCTCCGGGTCGACGCCGAGCCGCTCGCGCAGCGTCCGTTCCCCGAGGGCAAACGTACGCACGCCGTGCTCCTCCGCCAGCGCGGCGGGAATGCCGATCGGCCGCACGGTCACTTCGCCGGCGGCGGCTGCGCCGGGGTGCTGGACGAGGCCGCACTTGCCGAAGGCAAGCGCGACCGTGCGCGCCGCGCGGATGCACGGATCGTGCGTTTCCCCGGTGTCGGCGTCCAGCCCGCTCGGGATGTCGACGGCGACGATCGGCAGGCCGCTGCCGTTCGCCTCGCGAATCAGCTCGGCATACGCGCCGCGGGGCGCCCCCTTGCTGCCCGTGCCGAGCAGGGCGTCAATGATGCCGTCGTAACGGTCCCACGGGACGGCCTCGCCGCCCATCCCATAAACGCGATGCGGCAGGCCAAGCCGCATCGCGATATCCCGCTGCACCGCCGCTTCGCCGCCGAATGCGGCGGGGTCGCCGGCGTAGACGATCATCGGCTCGAAGCCCGCCTCGGCGAGGTGCCGGGCGGCGACGACGCCGTCCGCGCCATTGTTGCCTTTGCCTGCCAGTACAAGCCACCGCTTCAGCGTCCGGCCCGCACCGCTCACGGCGAGCGCCGCCGCTTCCTCGGCAACCGCCCGTCCTGCGTTCTCCATCAGCACGAGCGCCGGAATGCCGATCCGCTCGATCGCCGCCCGGTCGATTTCGCGCATTTCCTTTGAGGTCACGATATACATCCTGCATGCCTCCCTTATCGTTGTCCGCGATTCACGCGGTTTGCTTCCAAGGATTCGAACAAGCAAACGAGCTTAGGACCCGTTCACCCCTATCCTATCATAATCGGCGGAACGGGATTAAGACGGTGCGCCGCGCTTTCGACAAACCTCGACCCGTTTCCCCTAAAAAAATAGCGCTTACACCTGAAAAACGGTACACTTGTAAGCGCTACCAGTCATGATACGATTAAAGCGCAAGGAGGATATCAAATTTATCCATGTACGTTTTTAAAAAAAGGAGGTCCATGGCTTCATGAAAAAATCGGCTTTCAGTCTGATCGCAATTATCCTGACCCTGACGATTGCGCTGCTCGGCTGCTCCCAGCGCCCGAGCGGGTCGTCCGGCGCATCCGGCGATGACTCGGCGAACACCGGGCAATCGGCCGACACCGGCTCCGGCAATTCAAGCGCCAGCAGCGGGGGCGGCGACAAAATCCGGCTTTCCGTCTACAGCACGATCAGCGAAACGAAAAACCAGGAAGTGATGAAAAGCATCGCGGCCGACTTTATGAAGGAAAACCCGAACATCCAGGTGGAATTCCAGTTTCCCGGCACCGAATACGAGAACATTCTGAAGGTCAAAATGGCGGCGAACGATCTGCCCGACGTCTTCGACACGCACGGCTGGGCGAAAATCCGCTACGGTAAATATTTGGCCGACCTTCGCGACGAACCGTGGGCGTCGCAGCTGACGGACTCGATCAAGCCCGTCGTCACCGACAGCGACGGCAAGGTGTACGCGCTCGTCATGAGCGAAGCGAAGGACGGCA
This genomic window from Paenibacillus humicola contains:
- the gcvPB gene encoding aminomethyl-transferring glycine dehydrogenase subunit GcvPB; translation: MTTKPEKALIFELSKPGRTAYSLPPCDVPEEAPDEYIPASMLREGPPQLPEVYEVDVIRHYTELSRRNFGVDNGFYPLGSCTMKYNPKLNEDTARLAGFAKIHPYQPEESIQGALELMYTLQNDLAALTGMDRVTLQPAAGAHGEWTGLMMIRAYHESRGETRTKVIVPDSSHGTNPASAAIAGFDTVTIQSNEQGLVDLDALRRAVGSDTAALMLTNPSTLGLFEREIVEIAKIVHEAGGLLYYDGANSNAIMGVTRPGDMGFDVVHLNLHKTMSTPHGGGGPGAGPVGVKSKLIPYLPKPIVGRRQDGSYFLDSGRPESIGRVKAFYGNFGILVRAYTYIRTYGPEGLRYVSECAVLNANYMMHRLAPYYEIPYPGVCKHEFVMSGRGLKPYGVRTLDVAKRLLDFGFHPPTVYFPLNVEECIMIEPTETESKETLDRFCDTMIQIAEEARTNPELVKNAPYGTVVQRLDETSAARKPVLNCSCG
- the gcvPA gene encoding aminomethyl-transferring glycine dehydrogenase subunit GcvPA, which codes for MPNRYRYIPMTEQDRADMLGTIGIASAEELFRDIPEAVRYRGVLPMSPALDEFSLLEHMKELAGRNADTDRYVSFLGAGLYDHHIPVAINHIVSRSEFYTAYTPYQPEISQGELQAIFEFQSYICELTGMAVANASMYDGATALAEAGALASGATKRKQLVVSRTVHPEAREVVRTMARGLNLEVVEAGYADGVTDLDELKAAVSEKTAAVLVQSPNFFGCLEDIAAIEPIVHGAKGLLVVSANPMSLGLLKPPGRLGADIVVGDAQPLGIPQSLGGPTCGFFAVAEPLMRRMPGRIVGQTTDIQGRRGFVLTLQAREQHIRREKATSNICSNQALLALCASVYLSVMGREGLREAANLNLQKAHYAARRLAAEQGVALPFSAPYFNEFVVRLPEGTSVKELNAKLLKEGFLGGYDLGIAYPELQGCLLAAVTEKRSKAEIDRFASRLGELV
- the gcvT gene encoding glycine cleavage system aminomethyltransferase GcvT, coding for MAELKRTPLYPCYAGNPGVRCIDFGGWELPVQFAGIQKEHDAVRRRAGLFDVSHMGEFRVTGRFAEAFLQHMLTNDVTRLADGQAQYTLMCYPDGGVVDDLLVYRISADRFMLVVNASNIEKDYDWLREHLIGDVELENLSDELALLALQGPNVAAVMEKLVAGPETSGLKPFHFTADVSVAGTKALISRTGYTGEDGFELYVPASGAAGVWDALLAAGGPLGLEPAGLGARDTLRFEARLPLYGQELSRTITPLEAGLGVFVKLGKADFIGREALLKQKAEGVPRKLVGIEMVDRGIPRAHYPVFAGDRQIGEVTTGTQSPTLKRNLGLALIEAGYAALGTGLLVDIRGKRLKAEVVKTPFYTRTPKE
- the gcvH gene encoding glycine cleavage system protein GcvH, giving the protein MSDIRAGLGYTEEHEWAQAAGSVIRIGITDFAQCELGDIVFIEFPEVGTAVEAGQPIGTIESVKTVSDLFSPVSGKVVKVNESLLDAPEKVNEDPFGDGWMVEIEADGDAAEAVAALLTPDQYAAFVSGK
- a CDS encoding lipoate--protein ligase family protein, coding for MWRFVHTGNRSPAENMAIDEAILTAHRQGLVPPTVRFYGWSPASLSIGYFQQAEKEIDFEALRERGLGFVRRPTGGRAVLHDRELTYSLVVSANYPGIPGNVTEAYRVLSMGLLLGFRRLGLDAEMACLHQPAGKDGRLSTAACFDAPSKYELVVEGRKIAGSAQMRSKGVILQHGSILLELDAGKLFSVLRFPEPADRERMKRLFERKAVAIQTCLTRKNLPPATMREVEDAFRAGFSEGLDTDLPESGLTGYETELAGRLAAEKYGSDGWNLKR
- a CDS encoding helix-turn-helix domain-containing protein, with product MQVNELLSRDDAILTLLKNRLFMDLVRKEEGGSRLFKEGLSFLNVSSTFAFPTLAVLEPSGLPQDEHERKKAALRIRGELQRQAADGSVAFLDDEGRVGLLFSWVSKEAVEAVRERLCGRLNLPVTVGVGQPCGKLSDVHHSYRQALEALEDKFYQGFGKVVYYNELAGCRQSCEYPLAKERELFERLTSLADPAGIEEAVDDFYGHLLEEGPLRRQSVDELTIRLLIGLEKRLFTEAGEESAYSSKGCEIMPVFKMETLGELKAYVCGQLRSWLEPRRLPPAETENQRVIIKKTIEYMEREYDCATLHNTAQKVYMTPTYLSALFKSNTGKTFIEQLTDIRIEKAKHMLKSTHLKNYEVAEKVGYKDSRYFSQIFKKKVGLSPSEYRETAAR
- a CDS encoding GntR family transcriptional regulator, producing the protein MDTVNIPQNPTSLSEHVYLSLKRKILKGDLPPGYRLIVLEIAKAFDVSQAPVREALERLKQEGLIVGRMNKGSAVSEITFKEIRDIYELRQLLEGHALRETMKVLTPEDIASLERILADMKLAVDENDSYRLVELDMQFHGYFYLRSGNALFLDIWNSIKTKIMRFISVTNQDHSGYSIPDSHAELLDIIKSGDVDQAEKKLVRGLDFYKRYTG
- a CDS encoding LacI family DNA-binding transcriptional regulator produces the protein MKKVTMQQIADQLGVSKFAVSQALSGKPGVSDETRNRIIQAAAAQGYYSQRHTRGKARPVSLQEMEKKPPALKNTVIVLIPNVRYQLPESAFWGKIADGVIAGLADRGIGSMVVTEHNSDRFLHIINPASVLGLVGIGLVADQIVLEIRNAGIPFVLIDHEDSLILSDTIFMNNYDSVHRLTEYLIYLGHKSLKFVGNPGYSRSFFDRWLGFRTALEEMRLPVQEAGDRLLQIEDDREVEDILKSMYARKSMPTAFVCANDATALHVLRTLAELGIRVPEDVSVTGFDNTEEAARLSPPLSTVDVPKTGMGRRAVELLLRRIENPDKPFEKMLIHGEFINRQSIAPV
- a CDS encoding NAD(P)H-hydrate dehydratase: MYIVTSKEMREIDRAAIERIGIPALVLMENAGRAVAEEAAALAVSGAGRTLKRWLVLAGKGNNGADGVVAARHLAEAGFEPMIVYAGDPAAFGGEAAVQRDIAMRLGLPHRVYGMGGEAVPWDRYDGIIDALLGTGSKGAPRGAYAELIREANGSGLPIVAVDIPSGLDADTGETHDPCIRAARTVALAFGKCGLVQHPGAAAAGEVTVRPIGIPAALAEEHGVRTFALGERTLRERLGVDPERRRETDTHKGTYGHALIAAGSRPMSGAGLLSARAALRGGCGLVTWAVPDRLVDPMTGRFPEAMLAGLPDAGLGGWSEVRPDDLARLAAGKDALVLGPGLGRWDGGAGWLREVWTRVDSRVPFVLDADGLNLAADAHDFASWPRREGGVVFTPHPGEMGRLAGIPTREVQRDRIGAARRYALRHGVTLVLKGARTVVAAPSGDVYINGTGNPGMATAGAGDVLAGLIGGLLAQGLTAEQAAALGVWLHGAAGDRAAARRSAPASLIAGEIADEL